From the genome of Eucalyptus grandis isolate ANBG69807.140 chromosome 2, ASM1654582v1, whole genome shotgun sequence, one region includes:
- the LOC104430406 gene encoding LOW QUALITY PROTEIN: receptor-like protein kinase HERK 1 (The sequence of the model RefSeq protein was modified relative to this genomic sequence to represent the inferred CDS: inserted 3 bases in 2 codons; deleted 2 bases in 1 codon) — translation MKCNRSLELFLWALSILCLARSSDGYSPPDNYLIDCGSSTNTTVGNRVFLADSLASKFVSTPQNVLASASNSVSSSDVSQLYQTARVFTGSTKYTFPISQSGRHWIRLYFSPFDYQSYKMSTAIFAVSAQNFSLLSNFSASGSVMKEFSLNVTSSNLVVTIXPSDKSFAFLNAIEVVSMPDTLIQDGYILPAWKFQGLPSQAXETIWRLNMGGAKVSAMNDTLWRNWDPDYGFLVHPNMANNIPKIGAVNVSGGATEEAAPALVYGTATEMNARDYATRNVNVTWEFDIDVGSRHLIRFHFCDIVSTSLNQLYFSVYLDSSTVYSDLDLSTISSNALAVPCFFDIVSGLSVSNKLRVSVGPYTANGAYPDAILNGLEIMKLHNSDGSSSSGKIVSVIVGTTIGALIAALLAGVLFLWCRRRRRRLAKQGLSKTWIPLSTNGGTSHTMGSKYSNGATLSVASNLGYRFPFVAVQEATNNFDESWVIGTGGFGKVYRGELNDGTRVAVKRGNPRSQQGLAEFQTEIEMLSQFRHRHLVSLIGYCDEKSEMILIYEYMENGTLKSHLYGSSLPSLSWKQRLEICIGAARGLHYLHTGYTKVIIHRDVKSANILLDENLMAKVADFGLSKTGPGIDQTHVNTAVKGSFGYLDPEYFRRQRLTEKSDVYSFGVVLLEVLCARPVIDRSLPREKVNLEEWAMKWQKKGQLDQIIDPTLVGKIRPDSLRKFGETAEKCLANFGVDRPSMGDVLWNLEYALQLQEAVVQGDEENSTNVIGELSPQVQNFSNADPMISTAQFEVSSVDNLSMSKVFSQLVNSEGG, via the exons ATGAAGTGCAATAGAAGCTTGGAATTGTTTTTGTGGGCTTTGTCAATCTTGTGTTTGGCTCGGTCTTCTGATGGGTATTCTCCTCCAGATAATTACCTCATAGATTGTGGATCCTCAACCAATACCACTGTAGGTAACCGCGTTTTTCTCGCCGATAGCTTGGCCTCAAAGTTCGTTTCCACCCCGCAAAATGTTCTGGCCAGTGCATCGAACTCTGTTAGTTCTTCTGATGTTTCCCAGCTCTATCAAACCGCGAGAGTCTTTACGGGTTCCACCAAATACACATTTCCCATCAGCCAGAGCGGTAGGCACTGGATTCGGCTCTATTTCTCTCCTTTTGATTACCAATCTTACAAGATGAGCACTGCTATATTTGCTGTTTCAGCCCAAAACTTTAGTCTTCTCAGTAATTTTAGTGCCAGTGGCAGCGTCATGAAAGAGTTTTCCCTGAACGTAACGTCGAGTAACCTTGTTGTCACCAT ACCCTCCGATAAGTCATTTGCATTTCTGAATGCAATTGAAGTTGTCTCCATGCCCGACACTTTAATTCAGGATGGCTATATTCTTCCTGCTTGGAAGTTTCAAGGTCTCCCATCGCAGG CTGAGACAATCTGGAGATTGAACATGGGTGGAGCAAAAGTTTCTGCTATGAATGATACTCTCTGGAGAAATTGGGATCCCGACTATGGTTTTCTAGTCCATCCTAATATGGCGAATAATATACCCAAGATTGGAGCAGTTAATGTATCAGGTGGGGCGACTGAGGAGGCTGCTCCTGCTTTAGTCTATGGCACTGCAACTGAGATGAACGCAAGGGATTATGCTACTAGAAATGTCAATGTCACCTGGGAGTTTGATATAGATGTTGGATCTAGACACCTTATTCGCTTTCACTTCTGTGATATAGTGAGCACGTCGCTTAACCAGCTCTACTTCAGTGTCTATCTTGACTCATCTACTGTTTATAGTGACCTTGATTTGAGTACCATCTCGTCCAATGCTTTAGCTGTTCCCTGTTTCTTCGATATAGTTTCAGGGTTGTCAGTAAGCAACAAGCTTCGTGTAAGTGTTGGTCCATACACGGCAAATGGCGCTTACCCCGATGCCATTTTGAATGGGTTAGAGATcatgaaattgcacaattctGATGGAAGTTCCAGCTCTGGCAAAATTGTCAGTGTCATAGTGGGTACAACTATCGGTGCACTTATTGCAGCACTTTTGGCTGGAGTTCTCTTTTTGTGGTGCCGAAGAAGGCGACGACGACTTGCAAAGCAGGGGCTTTCCAAGACATGGATTCCGTTATCCACTAATGGAGGCACTTCTCACACCATGGGGAGTAAATACTCTAATGGAGCAACTCTTAGCGTTGCTTCCAATCTTGGGTATCGCTTTCCCTTTGTGGCTGTTCAAGAGGCCACAAACAACTTTGATGAGAGTTGGGTCATTGGCACTGGTGGTTTTGGAAAAGTGTACCGCGGAGAATTGAATGACGGAACAAGAGTAGCTGTTAAGAGGGGTAATCCTCGGTCCCAACAGGGACTTGCAGAATTCCAAACCGAAATTGAGATGCTTTCACAGTTTCGCCACCGCCATCTGGTTTCTTTGATTGGGTATTGTGATGAAAAGAGTGAGATGATTTTGATTTATGAATACATGGAGAACGGCACGCTGAAGAGCCATCTTTATGGCTCTAGCCTTCCTAGCCTGAGCTGGAAGCAGAGGCTTGAGATATGCATTGGTGCTGCTAGAGGGCTCCACTACCTTCACACTGGCTATACAAAAGTGATCATCCATCGCGATGTGAAGTCTGCAAATATTTTGCTTGATGAGAACCTCATGGCAAAAGTTGCTGATTTTGGGCTTTCCAAGACAGGGCCGGGAATTGATCAGACCCATGTGAATACAGCAGTGAAAGGAAGTTTTGGATACCTTGATCCGGAATACTTCAGAAGGCAACGACTTACCGAAAAATCTGATGTGTATTCATTTGGGGTGGTCTTACTCGAAGTCCTCTGTGCAAGACCCGTTATTGATCGATCACTCCCTAGGGAAAAGGTGAACTTGGAGGAATGGGCAATGAAGTGGCAAAAGAAAGGGCAATTGGATCAGATCATAGACCCTACTCTTGTTGGTAAAATCAGACCCGATTCTCTTCGGAAGTTTGGGGAAACGGCTGAGAAATGCTTGGCCAACTTTGGCGTTGATCGGCCTTCGATGGGAGATGTGCTGTGGAATCTGGAATATGCCCTTCAACTTCAAGAGGCGGTTGTGCAAGGAGAC GAAGAAAACAGTACTAACGTGATCGGTGAGCTATCTCCTCAAGTCCAAAATTTCAGCAATGCTGATCCGATGATTTCCACTGCGCAGTTTGAAGTATCTAGTGTGGACAACCTCTCGATGAGTAAAGTGTTCTCACAGCTTGTGAACTCTGAGGGTGGATGA
- the LOC120290954 gene encoding uncharacterized protein LOC120290954: MAASTCMTNCTVDGAAQAGPAYMSLRKGPERDGDHFPAGRRGRSHPRVVDGISCRQMYLRSYTFSRKESVPERTKKCLARVKKRVFRGKLVVRRAKEVSCSALLAIFQRLLSCTAKIDVADYHLSRRGY, translated from the coding sequence ATGGCAGCCTCCACCTGCATGACAAATTGCACTGTGGACGGTGCCGCCCAGGCAGGGCCGGCGTACATGAGCCTCCGCAAGGGGCCGGAGCGGGACGGTGATCATTTTCCTGCGGGGCGCAGGGGGCGGTCACACCCTAGAGTGGTGGATGGGATATCTTGCAGGCAAATGTACCTGAGGAGCTACACTTTCTCCAGGAAGGAGAGCGTGCCCGAGAGGACCAAGAAGTGCTTGGCGAGAGTCAAGAAGAGAGTGTTTCGCGGGAAATTGGTGGTCCGGAGGGCTAAAGAAGTGTCTTGCTCTGCTCTCTTGGCGATATTTCAACGCCTTCTCTCTTGCACGGCCAAAATCGATGTAGCTGATTATCATCTCTCCCGGAGAGGCTACTGA